cccaaaacttctgttgctaagggagacaATTGGTAAGTGAGTTTTGATCCAGTTTATGCCCTTTCttgacacttgttaagtgaatggctgcagttgttaagttaataacacgattgttaagtaaatctgccttccccattgactttgcttgtcaggtcacaaaagatCGAATGACACCGGGAcactgcaacaatcataaatatgaatcagttgctaagcatctctGTTTTGATCACAgggctatggggatgctgcaacggtggTAAATATTAAAAATGGTCATAGGTTACTTTTTCCAAgcgcctttgtaactttgaacagtcactaaatgaattgttgtaagttgaggtttATCTGTGCATCACATCAGGTTATAGAGGCTTTCCAATCCTGTTCCTGACTTATTTAACATGTTGCTAACTTATGCTATTATGTACTAACATAAGTTATGTACTAAGTTATGCTATTATGTACTTACCAGTGGCCAATTGGAGCCCACAGggatggccttctccaggtcccattggccagacaatgtcgactggaAGAACTATGTGGCAGGGCCTTCTCAAAGGGGGattccggctctctggaaccagcttcccctggaaaTCCGTACACCCCTTCCCACCTTgctttctggaaagccttaaaaacctggctttgccggcaggcctggtgtCATTGAGGAACAGCATCGAGCTTCCAACCTAAaatgggattgattgattgattgattgattgctttgtttgtttgtttgtttgtttgacttctatgccgccctgttctgttgggctctctggtagacttctcccaaaaattcacaggtacaaatttcagacacacacacgtttgaaaattcaaaacaatgttctttataatgaaaagtcacttaaactaagccctcttttggtatagcaaagagcacttgtctccaaacaaactggtaattggtacaagtcccttatcagttctgtgatacttagcttgcagctgtgaggcaattcacagtccttcttctttcacaaagtgaaacacactttgctttggtttagtttcaaagcgggggaaaatcagcacacaaaaggtcaaagtcagtaaagcagtcacgaaacacaacgatcacataaccctccacaatggccaaacccacaggctgctatttatagcagcctcactaattaccacagccccacccaaccacagctggcctcattttctttgataataatctctcagttgttgttgcctatgcatcgctctctgcatgcatggctgtatcattaactcttgttctgaaccaaaagaggagctagataattgatctccttctgagctgtctgccacactctcctcctccctgtcactaatgtcttcttggtcagaggagacttcatcagcagattccaccgggggggggggaacaggcctgcagcatatggatgtctcccccacatccacagtccttggggcaggagctgggccagagctaaccacaacacctcccaATCAGTTAGGCTGTGTTGTTATCAGTAGAAACTGCTTCTCACATTTTCCATCTGTATGGAAGACAATACTCCTTTTCAGTGCCTCACCTGATGTTAGCAAAGTTTTAAGTCATACCTGTCTATTCTGAGTTTCTctgcagaataacagaattggaaggtaccctggaggtcttctagactgaCCCCCACATAAGCAGGaaacctataccattccagagaaGTGGCTTTCCAGTCTCCTcctaaaagtctccagtgatggagcacccacaatttctgatgcCAAGCCTTCCTCTTCCGTTgataaaaacagtttttaaacttCGTACACTacatatttttacttattttaattgcttttaaaatataaacGTAATGAAGGAGAACAAGATGcatacacaaaataaaataaaacaaagggagaggaaaaggagagggaggaagggaggggaagagaaagagttgAAATAAGTATAAATACAACAAAAATCTAAACCATCAAGTTAACTAGAACACACACAGAGTAATATCGATTAAACCCTCCACAACATCATTTGAAGGATGATTCATTTATAGTAAGTGAGTATTTGTTTTCCATCTATGTGTAATACAGCTTTTCCATAGTCAATACTGTAGAGAACAACAAAAGCTAACAATGGTTTCCTGGCAACAGGTAGGCAACCCATCTTACCAGGTTCCTGCTGCTCCAAACTTTCTCAATATCTTCTCACAGACAAAAATTATCTAGGCAGAGGTAGgctgctcgcccccatggctctgagtgctggcagagtccagcacaatgatgctactgcacctgggcaggtagcaaaattgcatgcGGACGCACACCTAGCATCATTGCGCTGGACTCGGCTAgaactcagagccacaggggctaGCATACCTCaccgttccatcttagcagcccacctctggatcttGGGCTACTGTGAATAGCTCTGTAGATCAAAGTGGTTTCACACATTGCATTAAACCAGAATGCAATGCTCATTATTGGCTAAGCCTGTTGTCTGAACCCAGGCGTTATGATTCTTAAACAACAATTTGTGGCAGCAGGTTGTATGTACCAAACAAGCGTGGTTTAATGCATAACtcattattaaataaattataatgtAGCGTAGTGTTTGACTATGGTTATTATCTTTGACTTGTATGTTTCAGAATCCAGTCTGCAAATGCATAGGGCAGCACCTTCCTATGTCaaggtgaatagaatagaatagaatagaatagaatagaatatcagagttggaaggaccttgcgggccttctagtccaacccactgcttaggcagtgTTATGCTGGGCCCTTCCCtaatagcccccagtgagttaggaatgcaaattcaaacacacactccatcacagaagaaatgatagtaagtttatccaaacagttttgtgagcacacactctaaaaagagccaaatttctctcacccagataacagtcctggaatgtagcaaaagacaaaacaaaagagCAATTAAGGCAGCTATGAATCTTCACAGCCACCCCCTTCAATCAGTTCTCAAGAGTTATttaactgtgaagtgtccaaaagtcagtagaagtcctggaataatccAAACAGTAGCAACAGTCTTTCTCCAACAAATAAACGCCCACACGCACACTCCCCAATGCCtgtaatttatcaccaaacacatAAACCTAATTACCTctgcaacaggtgttctcccttcgACGACGCCTGCACAGCTGGTCTCTTCTTGCCATGAGCCTGTGCACACGGGCATCCGCAAGCGGATCCTCCTCTGATTCTGACATCTCACTAATGGGAGCATtaactgatgggctggctgcaaccatctctccgtctgattactctcccccactgtctgtccttggcagtgaatcttcactatcaaAATCTGCTGGCAATAACACCAATCTCTGTGAACCCAAGAATTCCCCTGaagcaacatccaaattccccgttgcaggagctggcccagagccaaccacaacaggcaggAAACACTGTTCTTAGATGGTATCCATACTCCCATTTGATATATAATAAAATTGTTGACAAACCTAAGGAGATAGTTATTATCTTGGAATAATGAGATCTTATATTTTGGTTacaatatagcagtggttctcaacctttctaatgatgcaaccccttaatacagttcctcatattgtggtgacccccaattgTAGGTCTAgggccagttctcccaacagagctttaagctgattggcaggaaggtcaaagcgacacccccactgtaaatgcctgattggtcagatatgttccaaggcaccagaatagaagcttttgttcctaacgccatgggaaatttgtctttccccatggtcttaggcaaccccacTGAAACGGTCATTGGACCCCCCCCAAAGGGTTcctgacctccaggttgagaaccactgctatacagTAACTTGTGTTTAaccaatttaacaactggtttgcccaaactggtgtGAAGCGGCTGAATCCTACCACTGATCCACAGTTATAATTAATCATTTGAATTAATTGCTcagatttaaaaaagaagatTAGCACACGAGAGGAGGAGAGGTACAGCAAGAGGACAAGGTGTGCATAGCAACTATTCCTGACTTTTTCACAATAACTTGAAAGCCTGGTGACATTCTCTCTTTCCATATCTGAAGTAAGCTTGTCCTTACTACCCCCCCATCCTACTGGCTTTCccgaaagccttaaaaaccttgctttgctggctgattgGCACTTACTTAAATTCCGGCTTAAATAAGACTTGACTGGGATGTATGACATGGTATGATTGAATTAGAGAGATTTTAATgtggttttatattattgttattattatgatttaATTGTTTATACCGTTTTtgctatttattgttgtaagccaccctgagtcctttgggagtgggcagcatacaaaattaataaacaaacaaacatataaataagAACATATCATCATAATTGACCGGATTTATATATCATGCTGCTATGCAATATACTTGGTTTGGTTTTGGCTCAGCCTGTCCTTGAACCCAGCAACATATGATTAAACAAATAATGGCACAGTACAATGTGTCAAGCAGCTACATGTCTgcttcagaggtgggattcagcaggttctgaccagttctgaagaactggtagtggaaatcttGAGTAGTtcaaactggtaaataccacctctaactggccccgccccatctattctctgcccccCAAGTCCTacctgattgggaggaaattgagattttgtaGGATCCTTCCCCTGCAACGCCCACAAAGTCACGCCCACAAAGCagcacccacagaactggtagtaaaaagttttgaatcccaccactgatctgCTTGCTTAATATACAACGGCAAAAGGCAAAGTCCATGGCTTTGAGACCAAGCAAAAAGGAGACACAGTACATCTTGCAGTTGATCAAGAGAGCTTAGCTTTTATTGCTTAGACATAATTGAAGCTCAAAGTTCCTGAACAGATCATTGATATTTACATATGTCTTCACATCAAATAATTATCTCCAAAGAGTTTAATTTGTGTTTCTTATTTGAAAGCAGTATATGATGATACGTGGGGAAAATATTTCCTATTAAATAAGTAGCACTACTTTCAGGAGAAGTAAAATTTGGTGCATTGGgtagcaaacaaacaaactaatgagaaacatagaaacagagaagattgacggcataaaaacacctcatagtccatctagtctgcccttatactatttcccgtattttatcttaggatggatatatgtttatcccaggcatgtttaaattcagttactgtggatttaccaactacgtctgctggaagtttgttccaagcatctactactttttcagtaatttaattaattaattaaagcacCAACCCAAGAAACTGAtttggcaaggagggaggggtcaTGAAAAAAGTAGAAAATGATGAGCTATTTAAttcattattgttatttattgtcaGGAAGAggaatagtcttcggagaggggcggcatacaaatctaataaataataataataaataataaagattttCCCATCTCTTGATGCCAAAATTGCTTTGTTGACCTTCAGTTGTGTGTGCTTTGATTTCAAGGTGGGTGGGAATGCTATTTTCTACTTTTTCCCTAACCGTACTTGTCCTCCCAACCATAGATTATTCCTCTTGATATAGATCAATTGCAGATGTTCTCGTAGAGAAAACCTGGCATGTTACAATGAGCTTCACAGCTTTCCTGAACCAACGGTAGGAAAACACATAAATCAAGGGGTTGCAGGCAGAATTAAAGTAAGCAAACCAAATAAGAACATCAAACACAAGAGGAGGGGTAATGAACTCCAGCAGGCTGTCTACCATCGTGTCTATGGTAAATGGCAACCAGCACAAGAGGTAGACTCCTACAGCGATACCTAAGGTTTTTGctgctttcctttctctctttgcaGCTCCTGTTTGATGTTTGCTCCCTCTGGGATTTTTGTTCATGTTCCTGATCTGTTTAGCTTGTCTAGTTGCCACTATAAATATTTTGATGTACAGCCCTATCATGATaaggcaggggaaaaaaaagaccgGGAAGTTGATCCAACCCCAGAGTTTGTTGTACAGCAGCTGACAACTCCCAATGCAGGGTAAGTCTTGCAGAAAGTGGCCTAACTCTTCCTCAATCCCTTTGCTGTAAAGGAAGATGGACGTGTAAACCACAGGAACCCCCCACCCCAGGGTTATGTAGATGCAAGCCACCCGTAGGGTGAACTTGGTGGGATAGAGCAATGGGTCGCAGATGGCAGCGTGACGGTCGACAGAGATAAAACAGAGGTGGAATATGGAAGTCAAGCAAAAGACCGTGTCCAGAAACGTGTGGAACCGGCAAAAGATGTCCCCAAAATACCAGCAGCTCTCCACAGAGCGGATGGTGCTGAAGGGAAGAACTGTTAAGCCCAGGAGGAGGTCAGCCAGggcaagagagaggaggaggaggttagtAGGAGTGTGAAGTGTTTTGAAGTGGAAGATGGAAATTATCACCAAGAGATTTCCCATAACGGTAACTAACACACCAATAGCACAGACCACGTAAATGGCTAACTGGACTCCAAAGGGATGGAGGGTTCTTGAGCAGGATCCATTGATCATAAAGCACAGTGTGACTGGCATAGTTTCTTCTGCTGTGGAGCTCATTGGGCTTTCTACTGCGTTAAGTTTCTTTCTGCTACAGCAAGTGTCCTGtaataaaaaaaagggggggggattatgTGACCCACAAGACAGAGAATGTGATCCCCAACATTGGGAAACAATATGAGTCAGAGGTTGAAAGATTGCTACTgtagtctaaagcagtgtttcccaaccttggccactgaagatatttggacttcaactctcagaattccccagccagcgaatgctggctggggaattctgggagttgaagtccaaatatcttcaagtggccaaggttgggaaacactggtctaaaggcaCTAAATGACAAAATGTGTCATCATTCCCTCTGGTATAATCCAGTGGTGCATTGTTACTGgtacaggaggctccgcccacctgcatGAAGTGTCATGCACACACGCGAGTGCacacacaaaccagtagcaatcaaatttagaacccatcactgatataaTCCCATTGGTTCAATATTCAACATTATTCagcctcttcttttttcttcatttgtcACTGTGGAATCATTCTTAGTTCTTATCTTTACCATCAATCAATATTCACATCTATTATATCTTTTACCTCATAGATATGGTAGGAGCTGATTAGGaggtgagcctgtagcctagaagttaaggccactgccttataaggcacaggttcaaatcccagtaagggtatggctgcctgatgagagcaaataagcttgaaatagatctgttgtgatctatagtagtctcccttccttttcattatcagcaaaaatatgttacatgtatacatacatacatacatacatacatacatacatacacatgcacatgcacatacacatacacacacaaacacacacacacactgatagaattgtcggctattaataaaattaactgccttggaaatggccctgggttgggccgagaggcaaataaggagctgtgacattccttcaatacaccagggtgattctacacaaaaatatgtaacccttccctggtgcagagctgaagggattggatactgtagcctagaggataatactctgccttacaaggcaaagattgcaggttcaacTCCCagggggtatggctagctgatgaggccaaaataaggcagaaatagatctatcctagtctcccttaattttcaaattcagcaaaaaaaatgtgacatacacactcacacacacacacacacacacacacacacacacatacttgaaGAGGCAATAACCATCACGATCTccagaatgtttaaaatttatttaaagctCCTAAAAATTATTTAGCTTTTGTCAGTCCTCTACTGActtcatcagagtattaaaatccccattgaagaaatgcttgcttttatataatgctgctcagtTTGCTCATTGCCCATGTCATAGGCTTTCTTCCCTCCTGTAGTTAGCTTTGTTATTTCTGCCTATGTCATGCTGACAGATGGGatttctgttgcctctttcccttttgtgcattgcctctttctctccctgggtAGTAAAATAGGTCAGTAGAGGGCTGATGAAAGCAAAGTAATTTTTAAGAgttttaaacaaattttgaacattttttttcatttccgtTATTATTGAGACAATGAAATTTAAAGATGAATTCAGTTTTGATAGCTAGATGAGACTGCTGTGAATgcaacagtggttagaatgcaatattgaaagctaactctgctgactgccaggagtttgatcctgaccggttCAAGgatttaagtaatgatagggttttatatgtttttaatattagatttgttccactgttatattgtttttattgctgttgtgagccacgccgagtcttcggagaggggcggcatacaaattaaataaataaataaataaataaataaataaataaataaatggttgacTAAGCCTTTCCTGTAATCTgaaactcttacactgcaaaaacatatggactgcaCAACTCGAGGAGGGTAAAGCAAtaaacacaatttacatagacttctgcaaagcttttgatTCCATGGTACAAACTACTGTTAAAACTAAACTCTTATGGCATTTCCGGATCcctacataccgtatttttcgctccataagacgcagtttttttcctcccaaagtaggatgaaaaatcagcctcgtcttatggagcgaagatgcaggcagggagggggggggagg
This genomic window from Erythrolamprus reginae isolate rEryReg1 chromosome 1, rEryReg1.hap1, whole genome shotgun sequence contains:
- the LOC139161081 gene encoding trace amine-associated receptor 5-like isoform X2 gives rise to the protein MQWILPGKEKGRCIPLTHPSWQQFQQFCTDTCCSRKKLNAVESPMSSTAEETMPVTLCFMINGSCSRTLHPFGVQLAIYVVCAIGVLVTVMGNLLVIISIFHFKTLHTPTNLLLLSLALADLLLGLTVLPFSTIRSVESCWYFGDIFCRFHTFLDTVFCLTSIFHLCFISVDRHAAICDPLLYPTKFTLRVACIYITLGWGVPVVYTSIFLYSKGIEEELGHFLQDLPCIGSCQLLYNKLWGWINFPVFFFPCLIMIGLYIKIFIVATRQAKQIRNMNKNPRGSKHQTGAAKRERKAAKTLGIAVGVYLLCWLPFTIDTMVDSLLEFITPPLVFDVLIWFAYFNSACNPLIYVFSYRWFRKAVKLIVTCQVFSTRTSAIDLYQEE
- the LOC139161081 gene encoding trace amine-associated receptor 5-like isoform X3, encoding MSSTAEETMPVTLCFMINGSCSRTLHPFGVQLAIYVVCAIGVLVTVMGNLLVIISIFHFKTLHTPTNLLLLSLALADLLLGLTVLPFSTIRSVESCWYFGDIFCRFHTFLDTVFCLTSIFHLCFISVDRHAAICDPLLYPTKFTLRVACIYITLGWGVPVVYTSIFLYSKGIEEELGHFLQDLPCIGSCQLLYNKLWGWINFPVFFFPCLIMIGLYIKIFIVATRQAKQIRNMNKNPRGSKHQTGAAKRERKAAKTLGIAVGVYLLCWLPFTIDTMVDSLLEFITPPLVFDVLIWFAYFNSACNPLIYVFSYRWFRKAVKLIVTCQVFSTRTSAIDLYQEE
- the LOC139161081 gene encoding trace amine-associated receptor 5-like isoform X1, which codes for MHLCSLSEVLFNLQERKKADAFHSLIHPGNNFNNFDTCCSRKKLNAVESPMSSTAEETMPVTLCFMINGSCSRTLHPFGVQLAIYVVCAIGVLVTVMGNLLVIISIFHFKTLHTPTNLLLLSLALADLLLGLTVLPFSTIRSVESCWYFGDIFCRFHTFLDTVFCLTSIFHLCFISVDRHAAICDPLLYPTKFTLRVACIYITLGWGVPVVYTSIFLYSKGIEEELGHFLQDLPCIGSCQLLYNKLWGWINFPVFFFPCLIMIGLYIKIFIVATRQAKQIRNMNKNPRGSKHQTGAAKRERKAAKTLGIAVGVYLLCWLPFTIDTMVDSLLEFITPPLVFDVLIWFAYFNSACNPLIYVFSYRWFRKAVKLIVTCQVFSTRTSAIDLYQEE